The following are encoded together in the Coregonus clupeaformis isolate EN_2021a chromosome 24, ASM2061545v1, whole genome shotgun sequence genome:
- the LOC121537472 gene encoding BTB/POZ domain-containing protein KCTD20 isoform X2 — protein sequence MSVLKEGRMDLGTVHRERVTLVVDGSHFVVDPATFTAHPNTMLGRMFGPARQHNFTRPNGKGEYELTEGISASIFQVILNFYQTGVMRCPDGVSVSELREACDYLCINFNASTVKCRDLSALLHELSNDGARRKFEGFLEELVVPAMVSCAQGGERECHIVVLADDDIVDWDEEHPPPMGEEYSQILYSSKLYRFFKYIENRDVAKTLLKERGLKNIRIGIEGYPTYKEKVKRRPGGRSEVIYNYVQRPFIQLSWEKEEGKSRHVDFQCVRSKSVPNLAVPGEGGGGGAAWGGTMPTPQVDELDRLNGPDPSQLPQLSQTAANES from the exons ATGAGCGTATTGAAAGAGGGAAGAATGGACCTGGGTACCGTTCACCGTGAGAGGGTCACACTGGTTGTGGACGGTAGCCATTTTGTGGTGGACCCCGCCACCTTCACTGCACACCCCAACACCATGCTAGGGAG AATGTTTGGCCCAGCGCGACAGCACAATTTCACCAGGCCCAATGGGAAGGGCGAGTATGAACTGACAGAGGGCATCAGTGCCAGCATCTTTCAGGTCATACTG AACTTTTATCAGACGGGTGTTATGAGGTGTCCCGATGGCGTATCAGTGTCAGAGCTGAGAGAGGCTTGTGATTACCTCTGTATCAACTTCAATGCCAGCACGGTCAAGTGTCGCGACCTCA GTGCCCTGCTTCACGAGCTGTCCAACGATGGGGCAAGGAGGAAGTTTGAGGGCTTCCTGGAGGAGCTGGTGGTGCCCGCCATGGTGTCATGTGcccagggaggggagagggagtgcCACATCGTGGTTCTGGCCGACGATGACATTGTGGACTGGGATGAGGAACACCCTCCACCCATGGGAGAGGAGTATTCCCAAA TTTTGTACAGCTCCAAACTCTACCGCTTCTTCAAGTACATCGAGAACAGAGATGTTGCCAAAACCCTGCTGAAGGAGAGAGGTTTGAAGAACATCCGGATAGGCATTGAGG GGTACCCAACCTATAAGGAGAAAGTGAAGCGGCGCCCGGGAGGAAGGTCAGAGGTCATCTACAATTACGTGCAGCGGCCCTTCATTCAGCTGTCCtgggagaaggaggaagggaaGAGCCGCCACGTGGACTTCCAGTGCGTCCGCAGCAAGAGCGTGCCCAACCTGGCGGTGCCAGGGGAGGGGGGCGGAGGTGGGGCGGCCTGGGGAGGCACCATGCCCACCCCGCAGGTGGATGAGCTGGACAGGCTCAATGGGCCAGACCCCTCTCAACTCCCCCAACTCTCCCAGACTGCAGCCAAtgaaagctga
- the LOC121537472 gene encoding BTB/POZ domain-containing protein KCTD20 isoform X1, which produces MSVLKEGRMDLGTVHRERVTLVVDGSHFVVDPATFTAHPNTMLGSCHCRMFGPARQHNFTRPNGKGEYELTEGISASIFQVILNFYQTGVMRCPDGVSVSELREACDYLCINFNASTVKCRDLSALLHELSNDGARRKFEGFLEELVVPAMVSCAQGGERECHIVVLADDDIVDWDEEHPPPMGEEYSQILYSSKLYRFFKYIENRDVAKTLLKERGLKNIRIGIEGYPTYKEKVKRRPGGRSEVIYNYVQRPFIQLSWEKEEGKSRHVDFQCVRSKSVPNLAVPGEGGGGGAAWGGTMPTPQVDELDRLNGPDPSQLPQLSQTAANES; this is translated from the exons ATGAGCGTATTGAAAGAGGGAAGAATGGACCTGGGTACCGTTCACCGTGAGAGGGTCACACTGGTTGTGGACGGTAGCCATTTTGTGGTGGACCCCGCCACCTTCACTGCACACCCCAACACCATGCTAGGGAG TTGTCATTGCAGAATGTTTGGCCCAGCGCGACAGCACAATTTCACCAGGCCCAATGGGAAGGGCGAGTATGAACTGACAGAGGGCATCAGTGCCAGCATCTTTCAGGTCATACTG AACTTTTATCAGACGGGTGTTATGAGGTGTCCCGATGGCGTATCAGTGTCAGAGCTGAGAGAGGCTTGTGATTACCTCTGTATCAACTTCAATGCCAGCACGGTCAAGTGTCGCGACCTCA GTGCCCTGCTTCACGAGCTGTCCAACGATGGGGCAAGGAGGAAGTTTGAGGGCTTCCTGGAGGAGCTGGTGGTGCCCGCCATGGTGTCATGTGcccagggaggggagagggagtgcCACATCGTGGTTCTGGCCGACGATGACATTGTGGACTGGGATGAGGAACACCCTCCACCCATGGGAGAGGAGTATTCCCAAA TTTTGTACAGCTCCAAACTCTACCGCTTCTTCAAGTACATCGAGAACAGAGATGTTGCCAAAACCCTGCTGAAGGAGAGAGGTTTGAAGAACATCCGGATAGGCATTGAGG GGTACCCAACCTATAAGGAGAAAGTGAAGCGGCGCCCGGGAGGAAGGTCAGAGGTCATCTACAATTACGTGCAGCGGCCCTTCATTCAGCTGTCCtgggagaaggaggaagggaaGAGCCGCCACGTGGACTTCCAGTGCGTCCGCAGCAAGAGCGTGCCCAACCTGGCGGTGCCAGGGGAGGGGGGCGGAGGTGGGGCGGCCTGGGGAGGCACCATGCCCACCCCGCAGGTGGATGAGCTGGACAGGCTCAATGGGCCAGACCCCTCTCAACTCCCCCAACTCTCCCAGACTGCAGCCAAtgaaagctga